In one Streptomyces sp. NBC_01241 genomic region, the following are encoded:
- a CDS encoding ADP-ribosylglycohydrolase family protein, protein MIPDRTDAVPGPDRTDAVPGPDRTDTVPDPDRTDTVPDPDRTDAVPGPDPGSAPRPPVSPVSPAARLRTRPAPGHRARIEGLLLGLAAGDAAGWPAARHRATRMPEWTRRLTRELDTFAEQNATTTLPVPIALNQPPEPLRLGPSDDAEWAAFAAGTVLTSAAGPLHGLSSERRMRAAIDVAWNALAAEVAAAAARAPEVESAVLPLRARISVRAGLGNLAAGLRPPATGHDNPHYFDDAACVRAAVLAVVHPADPAAAADLAEFDARYTQDGDGVHGARAMAAAIAEALGGADVDTSVNAALAQLPDGTEIARNAAHAVRIARDFVGEAAGAFALVPVLEHQIVDHVYSYGIAAAETVPVALALATAARGQIAQAVPAAACLSRVADSAPALAGALTGALGGIGAVPNGWREACRTLAGCALPRLAGTDLIELAGLLADTEPKPMGGQFGHDIHHAHAVRCEDHGTHTR, encoded by the coding sequence ATGATCCCGGACCGTACGGACGCGGTCCCGGGCCCGGACCGTACGGACGCGGTCCCGGGCCCGGACCGTACAGACACGGTCCCGGACCCGGACCGTACAGACACGGTCCCGGACCCGGACCGTACAGACGCGGTCCCGGGCCCCGACCCGGGAAGCGCCCCTCGCCCGCCCGTCTCCCCCGTCTCCCCCGCCGCCCGTCTCCGGACCCGTCCGGCGCCCGGGCACCGGGCACGGATCGAGGGGCTGTTGCTCGGGCTCGCCGCCGGCGACGCCGCCGGATGGCCGGCCGCGCGGCACCGGGCCACCCGGATGCCCGAGTGGACCCGGCGTCTCACCCGGGAGCTCGACACCTTCGCCGAGCAGAACGCCACCACCACGCTGCCCGTCCCCATCGCGCTCAACCAGCCGCCCGAACCGCTGCGGCTCGGGCCCTCCGACGACGCCGAATGGGCGGCGTTCGCCGCCGGGACCGTGCTCACCTCGGCGGCCGGTCCGCTGCACGGGCTGTCCTCGGAACGCCGGATGCGGGCCGCCATCGACGTCGCCTGGAACGCGCTGGCGGCCGAGGTCGCCGCGGCTGCCGCCCGGGCCCCCGAGGTCGAGTCCGCGGTGCTCCCGCTCCGCGCCCGGATCTCGGTGCGGGCCGGGCTCGGCAATCTCGCCGCCGGGTTGCGCCCGCCCGCCACCGGCCACGACAACCCGCACTACTTCGACGACGCGGCCTGCGTACGGGCCGCCGTGCTCGCCGTCGTCCACCCCGCCGACCCCGCCGCCGCCGCCGACCTCGCCGAGTTCGACGCCCGCTACACGCAGGACGGCGACGGTGTGCACGGCGCGCGGGCGATGGCCGCCGCGATCGCCGAGGCGCTGGGCGGCGCGGACGTGGACACCTCGGTGAACGCCGCGCTCGCCCAGCTCCCCGACGGCACGGAGATCGCCCGCAATGCCGCCCACGCCGTCCGGATCGCCCGTGACTTCGTCGGCGAGGCAGCGGGTGCGTTCGCCCTCGTACCGGTGCTGGAGCATCAGATCGTCGACCACGTCTACAGCTACGGGATCGCCGCCGCCGAGACCGTCCCGGTCGCCCTCGCCCTGGCCACGGCGGCGCGCGGGCAGATCGCCCAGGCCGTTCCCGCGGCGGCGTGCCTGTCCCGGGTGGCCGACTCGGCGCCCGCCCTGGCCGGTGCGCTGACCGGTGCGCTCGGCGGCATCGGCGCCGTTCCGAACGGCTGGCGCGAGGCCTGCCGCACCCTGGCCGGCTGTGCGCTGCCCCGCCTCGCGGGGACCGATCTCATCGAACTCGCCGGGCTGCTGGCAGACACGGAACCAAAGCCCATGGGTGGACAATTCGGACATGACATCCACCATGCCCACGCGGTCCGATGCGAGGACCACGGCACTCACACTCGATGA
- a CDS encoding glutamate synthase subunit beta has translation MADPKGFLTTGREIAETRPVGERVKDWNEVYVPGSLLPIISKQAGRCMDCGIPFCHNGCPLGNLIPEWNDYAYREDWKAASERLHATNNFPEFTGRLCPAPCESACVLGINQPAVTIKNVEVSIIDKAWGSGDVTPQPPERLSGKTVAVIGSGPAGLAAAQQLTRAGHTVAVFERADRIGGLLRYGIPEFKMEKSHINRRIEQMRAEGTKFRTEVEIGKDIDAAKLRRRYDAVVIAAGATVSRDLPVLGRELNGVHFAMEYLPLANKVQEGDLTVSPITAEGKHVVVIGGGDTGADCVGTAHRQGALSVTQLEIMPRPGEDRNTNQPWPTFPMLYKVTSAHEEGGDRIYSVSTTHFEGDEDGNVQALHLVEVEFKDGKLEQKRGTERKIPAQLVTLAMGFTGTDQSNGLVQQFGLELDARGNVARDADYATNVGGVFVAGDAGRGQSLIVWAIAEGRSAARGVDRFLTGASALPAPIRPTDRALTV, from the coding sequence ATGGCTGACCCCAAGGGCTTCCTGACCACCGGGCGCGAGATCGCCGAGACCCGCCCCGTGGGCGAGCGCGTCAAGGACTGGAACGAGGTCTACGTTCCGGGCTCGCTGCTCCCGATCATCAGCAAGCAGGCCGGCCGCTGCATGGACTGCGGCATCCCGTTCTGCCACAACGGCTGCCCGCTCGGAAACCTCATCCCCGAGTGGAACGACTACGCCTACCGCGAGGACTGGAAGGCCGCGTCCGAGCGCCTGCACGCCACGAACAACTTCCCGGAGTTCACCGGGCGGCTCTGCCCGGCCCCCTGCGAGTCGGCGTGCGTGCTCGGCATCAACCAGCCGGCCGTCACCATCAAGAACGTCGAAGTCTCCATCATCGACAAGGCATGGGGCAGCGGCGACGTCACCCCGCAGCCGCCCGAGCGGCTCTCCGGCAAGACCGTCGCCGTCATCGGCTCGGGTCCGGCCGGTCTCGCCGCGGCCCAGCAGCTGACCCGGGCCGGCCACACGGTCGCCGTCTTCGAGCGCGCGGACCGCATCGGGGGCCTCCTGCGGTACGGCATCCCCGAGTTCAAGATGGAGAAGTCGCACATCAACCGCCGTATCGAGCAGATGCGCGCGGAAGGCACCAAGTTCCGTACGGAGGTGGAGATCGGCAAGGACATCGACGCCGCCAAGCTCCGCCGCCGCTACGACGCGGTCGTCATCGCCGCCGGTGCCACCGTCTCCCGTGACCTGCCCGTTCTGGGCCGTGAGCTGAACGGCGTGCACTTCGCCATGGAGTACCTGCCGCTCGCCAACAAGGTGCAGGAGGGCGACCTGACGGTCTCCCCGATCACCGCCGAGGGCAAGCACGTCGTCGTCATCGGCGGCGGCGACACCGGCGCCGACTGCGTCGGCACCGCCCACCGCCAGGGCGCGCTCTCCGTCACCCAGCTGGAGATCATGCCCCGGCCGGGCGAGGACCGGAACACCAACCAGCCCTGGCCGACGTTCCCGATGCTCTACAAGGTCACCTCCGCGCACGAGGAGGGCGGCGACCGGATCTACTCCGTCTCCACCACCCACTTCGAGGGCGACGAGGACGGCAACGTCCAGGCCCTGCACCTGGTCGAGGTGGAATTCAAGGACGGTAAGCTGGAGCAGAAGCGCGGCACCGAGCGGAAGATCCCCGCCCAGCTGGTCACCCTGGCCATGGGCTTCACCGGCACCGACCAGTCCAACGGCCTGGTCCAGCAGTTCGGCCTGGAGCTCGACGCGCGCGGCAATGTCGCGCGCGACGCGGACTACGCCACCAACGTCGGCGGAGTCTTCGTCGCCGGTGACGCGGGCCGCGGCCAGTCCCTCATCGTGTGGGCCATCGCCGAGGGCCGCTCCGCGGCGCGCGGCGTGGACCGCTTCCTGACCGGAGCCAGCGCCCTGCCGGCCCCGATCCGCCCGACGGACCGTGCTCTGACGGTCTGA
- the gltB gene encoding glutamate synthase large subunit, which translates to MRTDAWSPMDGRPAQQGMYDPRNEHDACGVGFVATLTGVASHELVEQALTVLRNLEHRGATGSEPDSGDGAGILLQVPDTFLRDEAAFELPEAGAYAVGVAFLPADDATEAVRKLEKISAEEGLKVLGWRQVPVTPDILGNGARATMPEFRQLFVADGTSTGIALDRKAFVLRKRAEREAGVYFPSLSARTIVYKGMLTTGQLEPFFPDLSDRRFATAVALVHSRFSTNTFPSWPLAHPYRFVAHNGEINTVKGNRNWMKARESQLASSAFGSADNGHDGTEQLDRIFPVCTPDASDSASFDEVLELLHLGGRSLPHSVLMMVPEAWENHDSMDPARRAFYQYHSTMMEPWDGPACVTFTDGTQVGAVLDRNGLRPGRYWVTDDGLVVLSSEVGVLDIDPAKVVRKGRLQPGRMFLVDTAEHRIIEDDEIKAALAAEQPYQDWLETGEIELEDLPEREHIVHTHASVTRRQQTFGYTEEELRVLLAPMARTAGEPLGSMGTDSPIAALSERPRLLFDYFTQLFAQVTNPPLDAIREELVTSLRSTLGPAGNLLEPTAASCRSVTLPFPVIDNDELAKLIHINADGDMPGMKAATLSGLYRVGGGGDALAERIEQIRAEVDAAIEDGARLVVLSDRHSDAEHAPIPSLLLTSAVHHHLIRTKQRTQVGLLVEAGDVREVHHVALLIGYGAAAVNPYLAMESVEDLVRAGTFIEGVEPEKAIRNLIYALGKGVLKVMSKMGISTVASYRGAQVFEAVGLDEGFVAKYFNGTATKIGGAGLDVIAREVAIRHAKAYPASGISASHRALEIGGEYQWRREGEPHLFDPETVFRLQHATRNKRYDIFKKYTDRVNEQSERLMTLRGLFDFRSDREPIPVDEVESVSDIVKRFSTGAMSYGSISREAHETLAIAMNQLGGKSNTGEGGEDADRLYDPARRSAIKQVASGRFGVTSEYLVNADDIQIKMAQGAKPGEGGQLPGHKVYPWVARTRHSTPGVGLISPPPHHDIYSIEDLAQLIHDLKNANPAARIHVKLVSEVGVGTVAAGVSKAHADVVLISGHDGGTGASPLTSLKHAGGPWELGLAETQQTLLLNGLRDRIVVQTDGQLKTGRDVVIAALLGAEEFGFATAPLVVSGCVMMRVCHLDTCPVGIATQNPVLRSRFSGKAEYVVNFFEFIAREVRELLAELGFRTIEEAVGHAELLDTDRAITHWKAQGLDLEPLFHVPELPEGAVRHQRIEQDHGLAKALDNELIKLAADALNAESAEAARPVRAQIAIRNINRTVGTMLGHEVTKKFGGAGLPQDTIDITFTGSAGQSFGAFVPSGVTLRLEGDANDYVGKGLSGGRVIVRPDRGADHLAEYSTIAGNTIAYGATGGELFLRGRTGERFCVRNSGATVVSEGVGDHGCEYMTGGHAVVLGETGRNFAAGMSGGVAYVIDLDRDNVNAGNLGAIEALSDTDQQWLHDVVRRHQEETGSTVAEKLLAEWDSADGGVSRFSKIIPSTYKAVLAAKDAAELAGLSEQETTEKMMEAATHG; encoded by the coding sequence ATGCGTACCGACGCCTGGTCGCCCATGGACGGTCGCCCCGCCCAGCAGGGGATGTACGACCCCCGTAACGAGCACGACGCCTGCGGTGTCGGGTTCGTGGCCACCCTGACCGGTGTGGCCAGCCATGAGCTGGTCGAGCAGGCGCTGACCGTACTGCGCAACCTCGAACACCGCGGTGCCACCGGATCCGAGCCCGACTCCGGCGACGGCGCCGGAATCCTCCTCCAGGTGCCGGACACCTTCCTCCGCGACGAGGCCGCCTTCGAGCTCCCCGAGGCCGGCGCCTACGCCGTCGGAGTCGCTTTCCTGCCCGCGGACGATGCCACCGAGGCCGTCCGGAAGCTGGAGAAGATCTCCGCCGAGGAGGGCCTCAAGGTCCTCGGCTGGCGCCAGGTCCCGGTCACCCCGGACATCCTCGGCAACGGCGCCCGCGCCACCATGCCCGAGTTCCGCCAGCTCTTCGTCGCGGACGGTACGAGCACCGGCATCGCACTCGACCGCAAGGCCTTCGTGCTGCGTAAGCGCGCCGAGCGGGAGGCCGGGGTGTACTTCCCCTCGCTCTCCGCCCGCACGATCGTCTACAAGGGCATGCTCACCACGGGGCAGCTGGAGCCGTTCTTCCCGGACCTCTCCGACCGCCGCTTCGCCACCGCCGTCGCGCTGGTCCACTCCCGCTTCTCCACGAACACCTTCCCGAGCTGGCCGCTCGCCCACCCGTACCGCTTCGTTGCGCACAACGGTGAGATCAACACGGTCAAGGGCAACCGCAACTGGATGAAGGCCCGCGAGTCCCAGCTCGCGTCGAGTGCGTTCGGCTCCGCCGACAATGGACACGACGGCACGGAGCAGCTCGACCGGATCTTCCCCGTCTGCACCCCCGACGCCTCCGACTCCGCCTCCTTCGACGAGGTCCTGGAGCTGCTCCACCTCGGCGGCCGTTCGCTGCCCCACTCGGTGCTGATGATGGTTCCCGAGGCGTGGGAGAACCACGATTCGATGGACCCGGCCCGGCGCGCCTTCTACCAGTACCACTCCACGATGATGGAGCCCTGGGACGGCCCGGCCTGCGTCACTTTCACCGACGGCACCCAGGTCGGCGCGGTCCTGGACCGCAACGGTCTGCGCCCCGGCCGCTACTGGGTCACCGACGACGGCCTCGTCGTGCTCTCCTCCGAGGTCGGCGTCCTGGACATCGACCCCGCGAAGGTCGTCCGCAAGGGCCGCCTCCAGCCCGGCAGGATGTTCCTCGTCGACACCGCGGAGCACCGCATCATCGAGGACGACGAGATCAAGGCCGCCCTCGCCGCCGAGCAGCCGTACCAGGACTGGCTGGAGACCGGCGAGATCGAGCTGGAGGACCTCCCCGAGCGGGAGCACATCGTGCACACGCACGCCTCCGTCACCCGCCGCCAGCAGACCTTCGGCTACACCGAGGAAGAGCTCCGCGTCCTCCTCGCCCCGATGGCCCGCACCGCCGGCGAACCCCTCGGTTCCATGGGCACGGACTCCCCGATCGCCGCCCTGTCCGAGCGCCCCCGGCTGCTCTTCGACTACTTCACCCAGCTGTTCGCCCAGGTCACCAACCCGCCGCTGGACGCCATCCGCGAGGAGCTCGTCACCTCGCTGCGCTCCACGCTCGGCCCGGCGGGCAACCTGCTGGAGCCGACCGCCGCGTCCTGCCGCAGCGTCACGCTGCCGTTCCCGGTGATCGACAACGACGAGCTGGCCAAGCTGATACACATCAATGCCGACGGCGACATGCCGGGCATGAAGGCCGCCACGCTCTCCGGGCTCTACCGGGTCGGCGGCGGTGGCGACGCCCTCGCGGAGCGGATCGAGCAGATCCGTGCCGAGGTCGACGCCGCCATAGAGGACGGCGCCCGCCTCGTCGTCCTGTCCGACCGGCACTCCGACGCCGAGCACGCCCCGATTCCGTCCCTGCTGCTCACCTCGGCCGTCCACCACCACCTCATCCGTACCAAGCAGCGCACCCAGGTGGGGCTGCTGGTCGAGGCCGGAGACGTCCGCGAGGTCCACCACGTCGCGCTGCTGATCGGCTACGGCGCCGCCGCGGTCAACCCGTACCTGGCGATGGAGTCCGTCGAGGACCTGGTCCGCGCCGGTACGTTCATCGAGGGCGTCGAGCCCGAGAAGGCCATCCGGAACCTGATCTACGCGCTCGGCAAGGGCGTCCTCAAGGTCATGTCCAAGATGGGCATCTCGACGGTCGCCTCCTACCGCGGCGCCCAGGTCTTCGAGGCCGTCGGCCTGGACGAGGGCTTCGTCGCGAAGTACTTCAACGGCACCGCCACCAAGATCGGCGGCGCGGGCCTCGATGTCATCGCCCGGGAAGTCGCCATCCGCCACGCCAAGGCCTACCCGGCGTCCGGCATCTCCGCCTCGCACCGCGCGCTGGAGATCGGCGGCGAGTACCAGTGGCGCCGCGAGGGAGAGCCGCACCTTTTCGACCCGGAGACGGTCTTCCGCCTTCAGCACGCCACGCGCAACAAGCGGTACGACATCTTCAAGAAGTACACCGACCGGGTGAACGAGCAGTCCGAGCGCCTGATGACGCTCCGCGGCCTGTTCGACTTCAGGAGCGACCGCGAGCCGATCCCGGTCGACGAGGTCGAGTCCGTCTCCGACATCGTCAAGCGCTTCTCCACCGGCGCCATGTCGTACGGCTCGATCTCCCGCGAGGCCCACGAGACCCTCGCCATCGCCATGAACCAGCTGGGCGGCAAGTCCAACACCGGTGAGGGCGGCGAGGACGCCGACCGGCTCTACGACCCGGCGCGCCGCTCGGCCATCAAGCAGGTCGCCTCCGGCCGCTTCGGTGTGACCAGCGAGTACCTCGTCAACGCGGACGACATCCAGATCAAGATGGCGCAGGGAGCCAAGCCCGGCGAGGGCGGCCAGCTGCCCGGCCACAAGGTCTACCCGTGGGTCGCCAGGACCCGGCACTCCACCCCGGGTGTCGGGCTGATCTCGCCGCCGCCGCACCACGACATCTACTCCATCGAGGACCTGGCTCAGCTGATCCACGACCTCAAGAACGCCAACCCGGCGGCCCGCATCCACGTGAAGCTGGTCTCCGAGGTCGGTGTCGGCACCGTCGCCGCGGGTGTCTCCAAGGCACACGCGGACGTCGTCCTGATCTCCGGCCACGACGGCGGAACGGGTGCCTCCCCGCTCACCTCGCTGAAGCACGCGGGCGGCCCCTGGGAGCTCGGCCTCGCCGAGACCCAGCAGACCCTGCTGCTCAACGGCCTGCGCGACCGCATCGTCGTGCAGACCGACGGCCAGCTGAAGACCGGCCGCGACGTCGTCATCGCCGCGCTGCTGGGCGCCGAGGAGTTCGGTTTCGCGACCGCGCCGCTCGTCGTCTCCGGCTGCGTCATGATGCGCGTCTGCCACCTGGACACCTGCCCGGTCGGCATCGCCACCCAGAACCCGGTCCTGCGGAGTCGTTTCTCAGGCAAGGCCGAGTACGTCGTCAACTTCTTCGAGTTCATCGCCAGGGAAGTCCGCGAGCTCCTCGCCGAGCTGGGCTTCCGTACGATCGAAGAGGCCGTCGGCCACGCCGAGCTGCTCGACACCGACCGCGCGATCACGCACTGGAAGGCGCAGGGCCTCGACCTGGAGCCCCTGTTCCACGTCCCCGAACTGCCCGAGGGCGCGGTCCGCCACCAGCGGATCGAGCAGGACCACGGTCTCGCCAAGGCCCTCGACAACGAGCTGATCAAGCTCGCCGCCGACGCCCTGAACGCGGAGAGCGCCGAGGCCGCCCGGCCGGTCCGGGCCCAGATCGCGATCCGGAACATCAACCGGACCGTCGGCACCATGCTCGGCCACGAGGTGACGAAGAAGTTCGGCGGCGCCGGTCTGCCGCAGGACACCATCGACATCACGTTCACCGGTTCCGCCGGCCAGTCCTTCGGCGCGTTCGTGCCGAGTGGTGTGACGCTGCGGCTGGAAGGCGACGCCAACGACTACGTCGGCAAGGGCCTCTCCGGCGGCCGCGTCATCGTCCGCCCGGACCGCGGCGCCGACCACCTCGCCGAGTACTCCACCATCGCGGGCAACACCATCGCCTACGGCGCCACCGGCGGCGAACTGTTCCTGCGCGGCCGGACCGGCGAACGGTTCTGCGTCCGCAACTCCGGTGCGACCGTCGTCTCCGAGGGCGTGGGCGACCACGGCTGCGAGTACATGACCGGCGGCCACGCCGTCGTGCTCGGCGAGACCGGACGCAACTTCGCCGCAGGCATGTCGGGCGGAGTCGCGTACGTCATCGACCTGGACCGCGACAACGTCAACGCCGGCAACCTCGGCGCGATCGAGGCCCTCTCCGACACCGACCAGCAGTGGCTGCACGACGTGGTGCGCCGCCACCAGGAGGAGACCGGTTCCACGGTCGCCGAGAAGCTGCTCGCCGAGTGGGACAGCGCCGACGGCGGTGTCTCCCGCTTCAGCAAGATCATCCCGTCCACGTACAAGGCAGTGCTCGCCGCCAAGGACGCCGCTGAGCTCGCCGGTCTCTCCGAACAGGAGACCACCGAGAAGATGATGGAGGCGGCGACCCATGGCTGA
- a CDS encoding VIT1/CCC1 transporter family protein: MSIIETDAVLHEAHRDNHTHRDVNGGWLRPAVFGAMDGLVSNLALMTGVAGGAVSQQTIVITGLAGLAAGAFSMAAGEYTSVASQRELVEAELDVERRELRKHPKDEERELAALYESRGVEPGLAREVARQLSRDPEQALEIHAREELGIDPGDLPSPLVAAVSSFGAFALGALLPVLPFLLGASALWPAVLLALVGLFACGAVVARVTARNWLYSGLRQLVLGGAAAAITYGLGTLFGVALGS, encoded by the coding sequence GTGTCCATCATCGAGACCGACGCCGTACTGCACGAGGCACACCGCGACAACCACACCCACCGCGATGTGAACGGCGGCTGGCTGCGCCCCGCGGTGTTCGGTGCCATGGATGGACTGGTCTCCAACCTCGCGCTGATGACCGGCGTCGCGGGTGGTGCCGTCTCCCAGCAGACGATCGTGATCACCGGTCTGGCGGGTCTGGCCGCCGGTGCGTTCTCCATGGCGGCCGGCGAATACACCTCCGTCGCCTCGCAGCGCGAGCTCGTCGAGGCCGAACTCGACGTCGAGCGGCGCGAGTTGCGCAAGCACCCCAAGGACGAGGAGCGGGAGCTCGCCGCGCTCTACGAGTCCCGTGGCGTCGAACCCGGCCTCGCCCGCGAGGTCGCGCGGCAACTGTCGCGCGACCCGGAGCAGGCCCTGGAGATCCACGCCCGCGAGGAGCTCGGCATCGACCCGGGCGATCTGCCCTCGCCGCTCGTCGCCGCCGTGTCCTCGTTCGGCGCGTTCGCGCTGGGCGCCCTGCTGCCCGTACTCCCGTTCCTGCTCGGCGCGAGTGCGCTGTGGCCGGCCGTGCTGCTCGCACTCGTCGGGCTGTTCGCCTGCGGTGCGGTGGTCGCCAGGGTGACGGCGCGCAACTGGCTGTACAGCGGGCTGCGGCAGCTGGTGCTCGGTGGCGCCGCCGCGGCGATCACCTATGGTCTCGGCACACTGTTCGGCGTGGCCCTCGGAAGCTAG
- a CDS encoding SLC13 family permease: MVEDLSPQRLRTRLPKSLGLLHPLDWLAGGLLVLGVGAVATGLLPADPAAAQLRRIGPLLVFLASVIVLAELTGRAQVFDVVATWVARAGRGRYALLFGLCVLFASLTTLTLNLDTTAVLLTPVMLALATRVGIAAVPLAMTTVWLANTASLLLPVSNLTNLLAADRVALSPSGLAAVMWLPQLVTVGVTAACLWAFYWRRGRRGQDRYTPPSAPIPGDPVLLRICSVACAGFLLAILLADVPLWAASTVAMLIVVAAFARRRRAELRLSLVPWRLLVLVPGMFLVVETVNAHGLHALLASALGSDDGWAGMLRSAGVGAGVSNVLNNLPAYVAGEAVVPAGNHRQLLALLIGVNAGPVITPWASLATLLWFERCRWHGTRIDTGRFVRTGLVLSVTGTAAATCALALIT; this comes from the coding sequence ATGGTAGAAGACCTTTCGCCGCAGCGGCTGCGAACCAGGCTGCCCAAAAGCCTCGGCCTGTTACATCCGCTGGACTGGCTGGCCGGCGGGTTGCTCGTGCTCGGGGTGGGCGCGGTGGCGACGGGGCTCCTGCCCGCGGACCCGGCGGCGGCGCAGCTGCGGCGTATCGGTCCGCTGCTGGTGTTCCTGGCCTCGGTGATCGTGCTGGCCGAACTGACCGGCCGGGCCCAGGTCTTCGACGTGGTGGCGACCTGGGTGGCGCGGGCGGGCCGGGGCCGCTATGCGCTGCTGTTCGGGCTCTGTGTGCTGTTCGCCTCGCTCACCACGCTCACGCTGAATCTGGACACGACCGCGGTGCTCCTCACTCCGGTGATGCTGGCACTGGCCACCCGGGTGGGGATCGCGGCGGTGCCGTTGGCGATGACGACGGTGTGGCTGGCCAACACCGCGAGCCTGCTGCTGCCGGTGTCGAACCTGACGAATCTGCTGGCGGCGGACCGGGTGGCGCTGTCGCCGTCCGGACTGGCCGCCGTGATGTGGCTGCCTCAGCTGGTCACGGTCGGAGTGACGGCCGCCTGTCTGTGGGCCTTTTACTGGCGCCGAGGCCGCCGGGGGCAGGACCGGTACACCCCGCCGTCCGCGCCGATCCCCGGCGATCCGGTGCTGCTGCGGATCTGTTCGGTGGCGTGCGCCGGTTTTCTGCTGGCGATCCTGCTCGCCGACGTGCCGCTGTGGGCCGCGTCGACGGTGGCGATGCTGATCGTCGTGGCGGCCTTCGCGCGGCGCCGCAGAGCGGAGTTGCGGCTGTCACTGGTCCCGTGGCGGCTGCTGGTGCTGGTTCCCGGGATGTTCCTGGTGGTGGAGACGGTCAACGCGCACGGTCTGCACGCGCTGCTGGCGTCGGCGCTCGGCTCGGACGACGGATGGGCCGGAATGCTGAGGTCGGCGGGGGTGGGCGCGGGGGTGTCCAACGTACTGAACAACCTTCCGGCGTACGTGGCGGGCGAGGCGGTCGTTCCCGCGGGCAATCACCGCCAGTTGCTGGCGCTGCTGATCGGGGTCAACGCGGGGCCGGTCATCACTCCGTGGGCCTCGCTGGCGACCCTTCTCTGGTTCGAACGGTGTCGCTGGCACGGGACGCGGATCGACACGGGCCGGTTCGTGCGGACCGGGCTGGTGCTGTCGGTGACCGGCACGGCGGCCGCCACCTGTGCGCTGGCGCTGATCACCTGA
- a CDS encoding inositol monophosphatase family protein has product MSDPEMASAAGGAGPYARERAVAVAAAEEAGTMLRDRFRAPLTVRTKDASGDVVTELDLAAEEIVLSRLRRHFPHDRILSEEAGLLDGTGSRTWLVDPLDGTNNVAIGLPAYVVGIALCVAGAPVVGVVHEPLTGRTWHAVSGHGAHSDSGPLTGPDGRLPAPGPVIAWTQGHAVGRADTAAAVLRQHLELRCRRVLQLWAPLLGWSMLARGTIDGFVGYRAEGLDLPAGALLAAEAGVELRTLHGEVFRPGFAGSGADRSFVAARTDTLDYVLAQVASVTGRRDPGPAVR; this is encoded by the coding sequence ATGTCTGATCCGGAAATGGCCTCCGCGGCCGGCGGAGCGGGACCGTACGCGCGTGAGCGCGCGGTGGCGGTGGCCGCGGCCGAGGAAGCCGGAACCATGCTCCGGGACCGGTTCCGGGCCCCGCTGACGGTCCGTACGAAGGACGCCTCGGGTGATGTGGTCACCGAACTCGACCTGGCTGCCGAGGAGATCGTGCTGAGCAGGCTGCGGCGGCACTTCCCGCACGACCGCATCCTGTCGGAGGAAGCCGGACTGCTGGACGGGACCGGTTCCCGCACCTGGCTGGTCGATCCGCTCGACGGCACCAACAACGTGGCCATCGGACTGCCCGCCTACGTCGTGGGCATCGCGCTCTGCGTCGCCGGGGCGCCGGTGGTCGGAGTGGTCCACGAACCGCTCACCGGCCGGACCTGGCACGCGGTGTCCGGCCACGGCGCGCACAGCGATTCCGGTCCGCTCACCGGTCCCGACGGCAGGCTCCCCGCCCCCGGCCCGGTCATCGCCTGGACCCAGGGTCACGCAGTGGGCCGGGCCGACACGGCGGCCGCCGTGCTCCGCCAGCACCTGGAGCTGCGCTGCCGGCGGGTGCTCCAGTTGTGGGCGCCACTGCTGGGCTGGTCCATGCTGGCCCGGGGAACCATCGACGGTTTCGTCGGATACCGGGCCGAAGGGCTCGACCTGCCGGCCGGGGCGCTGCTCGCGGCCGAGGCCGGGGTGGAACTGCGCACCTTGCACGGCGAGGTGTTCCGGCCCGGGTTCGCGGGATCCGGTGCGGACCGAAGCTTCGTCGCCGCCCGTACCGACACGCTCGACTACGTCCTCGCGCAGGTGGCTTCGGTGACCGGGCGGCGCGACCCCGGGCCGGCCGTCAGGTGA